From the genome of Ananas comosus cultivar F153 linkage group 16, ASM154086v1, whole genome shotgun sequence, one region includes:
- the LOC109721869 gene encoding uncharacterized protein LOC109721869, translated as MKTMRGEVVLSIPAKKAWEMFTNNEVLSKIEPDMLASAEYIQGDGTPGSLRLFKLGPALHGYVKESMQRIEKVEPGRCMSYRVVGGELRGMYDPYRVTFSFLPVSGKENEQCIAEWKAEFEPVSPAVPPPEKAKEAALGFLKCFERSQLCI; from the exons atgAAGACCATGAGAGGGGAAGTTGTACTCAGTATTCCAGCAAAGAAGGCATGGGAGATGTTCACAAACAATGAGGTGTTGAGCAAGATTGAGCCGGATATGCTCGCCAGTGCCGAGTACATACAAGGAGATGGCACTCCAGGGAGCCTGAGGCTCTTCAAACTTGGACCTG CACTGCATGGTTACGTGAAGGAATCGATGCAGAGGATAGAGAAGGTGGAACCTGGGCGGTGCATGTCGTACCGTGTGGTCGGCGGCGAGCTGAGGGGCATGTACGACCCGTACCGCGTaaccttctccttccttcctgTCTCAGGGAAGGAGAACGAGCAGTGCATCGCTGAATGGAAGGCCGAGTTCGAGCCTGTTTCTCCTGCCGTCCCGCCGCCGGAGAAGGCCAAGGAAGCTGCTCTTGGCTTCCTCAAGTGCTTTGAAAGATCCCAGCTTTGCATTTGA
- the LOC109722259 gene encoding uncharacterized protein LOC109722259 — MASPPPSLSTNTMARVRVSHSLLLLLLLILSSLSPSSSYNTTFSDHCGGASPEPSSAADAAASAASFRISNGYFAGAGAAALFGRDSAAASPFVRSFSFYPRSVRQTLTPGVLRIAGTLTLRGGGGFPAGGGKLAEGRPRLHRVRPRLPRPFSLRASATFDLDGAWSEHTGELCMVGSGLGRSMEGNSLSLAAVFKLNYSKASNLSTSFITGSLVSIDAPDSSNHFDPLSVVAYTEENYEYTHIAAAENSCSRYDVREESLGFNSSFSCQSLTNLMQTRFRLDSNGSLDFSGDYMSVNRFRCTDDGKVRMYLVFTNWSTIPRYRFLVGDKALVGEGVWDQKRNRLCAVACNVLIPNDSTLNFSVGDCSLRMSFWFPAVWSIKRRSNVLGQIWSDRRESNLDNISTVSFMSIGNYANNLPGVKYNYTMMDAMSGSCMKDVLKKGKKGIYPAGKSSNDFVFNFFAENSEGKNARGYANLVTIGEVYLGGSSMWNIAGPLPNQALEALNHGLVNVSYQIFYTFSNKSSSMNEPTEISAEGVYNTETGSLCLVGCRYIGSLDYAKVRGMNDSIDCEIVLNFQFAPLNAKSREHLKGIIRSKRERSDLLFFEPLEITSYGIYVNQAVESIQRMDLEIAMVLISSTFSCIFVGMQLFHVKKNPDVLPSISITMLVILTLSYMIPLVLNFEALFFTRRNKQNILSWSGGWLEANEIIVRVITMVAFLLQVRLLQVAWTARSADENKRGFWVAERKGLWFCLPLYLIGGLTAWFIHIQSSNRIQSKVSVLVYVRQRTLWEDLISYAGLILDGFLLPQFTFNLFSNSKDKSLASSFYVGNTLVRALPHVYDAYRARRNVPLFMSSYLYASPGEDLYTLAWDIVIPCVGILLAALIYLQQRFGGACFLPSKHKQSIGYEMVPVVSS, encoded by the coding sequence ATGGCGTCTcctcctccatctctctccacGAACACcatggctagggttagggtttctcatTCGttgcttctcctcctcctcctcatcctctcctctctctcacctTCCTCCTCCTACAACACCACCTTCTCCGATCACTGCGGCGGAGCCTCGCCGGAACCCTcctcggccgccgacgccgccgcgtCCGCCGCCTCCTTTCGCATCTCCAACGGCTacttcgccggcgccggcgccgccgcacTCTTCGGCCGcgactccgccgccgcctcccccttCGTCAGATCCTTCTCCTTCTATCCCCGATCCGTCCGCCAAACTCTAACCCCCGGCGTCCTCCGCATCGccggaaccctaaccctacgcGGCGGCGGTGGCTTCCCCGCCGGCGGCGGGAAGCTCGCCGAGGGCCGCCCCCGCCTCCACCGGGTGCGGCCTCGCCTCCCCCGCCCCTTCTCTTTGCGAGCCTCGGCCACCTTCGATCTCGACGGCGCGTGGTCCGAGCACACCGGGGAGCTCTGCATGGTCGGGAGCGGCCTCGGCCGCTCCATGGAAGgtaactccctctccctcgccgCCGTTTTCAAGCTCAATTACTCGAAAGCCTCCAATCTTTCCACTAGCTTCATAACCGGGAGTTTGGTGAGTATAGATGCTCCCGATAGCTCGAATCACTTCGATCCCTTGTCCGTTGTAGCCTATACCGAGGAGAATTATGAGTATACACATATTGCTGCGGCCGAGAACTCTTGTTCTCGCTATGATGTTCGCGAAGAATCGCTGGGGTTTAACTCTAGCTTTTCTTGTCAAAGCCTTACAAATCTAATGCAAACCCGATTTAGGTTAGATTCAAACGGGAGTCTTGATTTCAGTGGCGATTACATGTCCGTGAACCGCTTCCGCTGCACGGATGATGGGAAGGTACGCATGTATCTGGTGTTCACAAATTGGAGTACGATTCCACGTTATCGCTTTCTGGTCGGGGATAAGGCTTTGGTTGGTGAGGGGGTTTGGGATCAGAAGAGGAATCGGCTCTGTGCTGTTGCTTGTAATGTACTGATTCCGAATGATTCTACTTTGAATTTTTCTGTTGGTGATTGCTCGTTGAGGATGAGTTTCTGGTTCCCAGCTGTGTGGTCGATCAAGCGTAGGAGTAATGTTCTTGGCCAAATTTGGAGTGACCGTCGTGAAAGCAATTTAGATAACATCAGTACAGTTTCATTTATGAGCATCGGGAACTATGCGAATAATTTGCCGGGCGTGAAATATAATTACACCATGATGGATGCCATGAGCGGCTCGTGCATGAAGGATGTCttgaagaagggaaaaaaagggATATACCCAGCTGGGAAGTCTTCCAATGATTtcgtatttaatttttttgctgaaaattcTGAAGGAAAAAATGCTCGTGGTTATGCAAACCTAGTTACAATTGGAGAGGTGTATTTAGGTGGATCGTCCATGTGGAACATAGCGGGCCCGTTGCCTAATCAGGCATTGGAAGCATTGAATCACGGCTTAGTGAATGTGAGCTACCAGATATTTTACACCTTTTCAAATAAGTCCTCAAGTATGAATGAACCAACAGAAATCTCAGCCGAAGGAGTGTACAATACAGAAACTGGTTCACTTTGCTTAGTAGGATGTCGATATATAGGCTCCTTGGATTATGCGAAGGTAAGAGGAATGAACGATTCTATTGACTGTGAAATTGTCTTGAATTTTCAGTTTGCTCCTCTGAATGCAAAGTCAAGAGAGCATCTGAAAGGCATAATCaggagcaaaagagagagatcgGACCTGCTTTTCTTTGAGCCTTTGGAGATAACTTCATATGGTATTTACGTGAATCAAGCAGTTGAATCAATCCAGAGAATGGATTTAGAAATCGCCATGGTTCTGATCTCCTCAACTTTCTCCTGTATCTTCGTTGGCATGCAGCTATTCCATGTAAAGAAGAATCCAGATGTTCTTCCCTCGATATCTATCACAATGCTTGTTATTCTTACTTTGAGTTACATGATCCCTCTAGTCCTGAACTTTGAGGCTTTGTTCTTCACGAGGCGTAACAAGCAAAATATCCTGTCGTGGAGTGGTGGGTGGCTCGAGGCAAATGAGATTATTGTGCGGGTCATTACTATGGTGGCTTTCCTATTGCAAGTTCGGCTTCTTCAGGTTGCATGGACTGCCAGATCAGCAGATGAGAACAAAAGAGGCTTTTGGGTTGCCGAGAGGAAGGGTCTCTGGTTTTGCTTACCCTTGTATCTCATTGGGGGTTTAACAGCTTGGTTTATTCACATTCAGTCGTCTAACCGAATCCAATCGAAAGTTTCTGTGCTGGTCTATGTACGCCAGCGTACTCTCTGGGAGGATCTGATATCTTATGCCGGCTTGATACTGGACGGGTTCTTACTACCTCAGTTCACCTTCAACTTGTTCTCCAATTCGAAAGATAAGTCCCTTGCCTCATCCTTTTATGTTGGAAATACGCTTGTCCGGGCACTGCCTCATGTTTATGATGCTTATAGAGCTCGCCGTAATGTACCTCTCTTCATGTCCTCTTATCTGTATGCTAGTCCGGGTGAGGACCTCTACACTCTTGCATGGGATATAGTTATTCCTTGTGTTGGAATACTTCTTGCTGCGCTCATATACTTGCAGCAGCGTTTTGGTGGCGCTTGCTTTCTTCCTTCGAAACACAAACAGTCAATCGGATATGAGATGGTCCCCGTAGTTAGTTCATAA